In Halobacillus amylolyticus, the following proteins share a genomic window:
- a CDS encoding cytochrome P450, producing the protein MRNYDKTRRDKGLDNSLTLLSEGYQFIPNRCRRFDSDIFQTHLFAERVICMSGKNAAKVFYDTERFQRKGAAPKRIQKTLFGENAIQTMDGVAHEHRKLLFMSLMTAEKLNLLAELTKQQWQDRVHSLEKKKNIVLFDEAQEVLCSAACQWAGVPLKKSEIKQRASDFSDMVDAFGAVGPRHWRGRKARARTEKWIRGVISKVRSGKLGATEGTAVYEMAFHKDLKGKPLDRQMAAVELINVLRPILAIATYITFGALALHDNPQYRRKMKSADNDYIRMFVQEVRRYYPFGPFLGARVHRGFIWNDCHFNKGQLVLLDIYGTNHDPRLWENPDTFSPDRFEEWNGSLYDLIPQGGGDYYKGHRCPGEWATIKAMSASMDFLVNHIDYDVSPRQDLSYSLVRMPSLPKSKFVIRKVKPKA; encoded by the coding sequence ATGAGAAACTATGATAAAACCCGACGTGACAAAGGATTAGATAATAGTTTGACTTTGCTGTCTGAAGGATATCAGTTTATTCCAAATAGATGCCGTCGGTTTGATTCAGATATTTTCCAAACCCATTTATTTGCGGAAAGAGTGATCTGCATGAGTGGAAAGAATGCGGCAAAAGTTTTTTATGATACGGAACGGTTTCAAAGAAAAGGCGCGGCCCCAAAAAGAATCCAAAAGACGCTGTTTGGTGAGAACGCCATCCAAACTATGGATGGCGTCGCACATGAACACCGCAAACTCCTCTTCATGTCGCTCATGACAGCTGAAAAATTGAATCTACTTGCAGAATTAACGAAACAACAATGGCAAGACAGGGTACATTCATTGGAAAAGAAGAAAAACATAGTACTATTTGATGAAGCACAAGAGGTATTATGTTCTGCAGCCTGTCAGTGGGCAGGTGTTCCTTTAAAGAAATCGGAGATAAAACAGAGAGCATCAGACTTTTCCGACATGGTGGACGCCTTTGGAGCCGTAGGGCCGAGGCATTGGCGCGGACGTAAAGCACGAGCAAGAACAGAAAAGTGGATCAGAGGGGTGATAAGCAAAGTTCGCTCTGGTAAGTTAGGTGCAACCGAAGGGACAGCGGTATATGAAATGGCCTTCCATAAGGATTTAAAAGGAAAGCCTTTGGATAGACAAATGGCAGCTGTTGAATTAATTAATGTATTGCGGCCAATTTTAGCCATTGCTACATATATTACTTTTGGCGCTTTAGCCTTACATGACAACCCACAATACCGGAGAAAAATGAAATCGGCTGATAACGACTATATCCGAATGTTTGTTCAAGAGGTTCGTCGTTATTACCCCTTTGGGCCCTTTTTGGGTGCAAGGGTACATCGGGGATTCATCTGGAATGACTGTCATTTCAATAAAGGGCAATTGGTGCTGCTTGATATCTATGGAACAAATCATGATCCGCGTCTGTGGGAAAACCCTGACACTTTCTCACCGGATCGGTTCGAGGAGTGGAATGGAAGCCTATATGATTTAATCCCACAGGGTGGCGGTGATTACTACAAAGGGCATCGGTGCCCTGGAGAATGGGCAACTATCAAGGCTATGAGCGCAAGCATGGATTTCTTAGTAAATCATATCGATTATGACGTCTCCCCTCGTCAAGATTTGAGCTACAGTTTGGTAAGAATGCCATCGCTCCCTAAAAGTAAATTCGTAATAAGAAAGGTTAAACCAAAAGCCTGA
- a CDS encoding YeiH family protein encodes MLEFNYVSARKPLLLGIGFTFLLALAGYGIALLPGLSQVGPLASAIVIAVLYRHFFGYPEAIHSGIQFSAKKLLRFAIILFGLKLNINVIMDEGVPLLLRDLLVIFFAIGVMMLLAYLFKADQSISLLIGIGTGICGASAIAAVSPILKAKEEDTAISVGIISFIGTVFALIYTVIRPFLPIDAEAYGMWAGLGLHEIANVVLAAEPAGEDGLAMALLAKLGRVFLLVPLSMILIWFMKRKGNGETDNQVSFPWFLVGFIIMSVLGSYVLGPYIPAPQPVMDTIETITSFTLTMAMVGLGVNINLHDLRSKALKPILAVVITSVLLSIVTYAIV; translated from the coding sequence ATGCTTGAATTTAACTATGTAAGTGCAAGGAAACCCTTGTTATTGGGGATCGGATTTACTTTCCTTCTGGCATTGGCTGGCTATGGAATTGCCCTCCTACCAGGATTGAGCCAAGTCGGTCCACTTGCCTCAGCAATAGTAATCGCCGTTTTGTACCGGCACTTTTTTGGTTACCCGGAAGCGATTCATTCAGGAATTCAGTTTTCTGCTAAAAAATTGTTACGTTTTGCTATCATATTGTTTGGTCTGAAACTTAATATAAATGTCATCATGGATGAAGGTGTACCATTGCTTCTAAGAGATCTTCTCGTCATCTTTTTTGCTATCGGTGTCATGATGCTTCTTGCATACTTGTTTAAAGCTGATCAGTCCATTTCCTTACTCATTGGCATTGGTACAGGAATATGTGGGGCATCGGCAATCGCTGCCGTTTCACCTATTTTAAAAGCAAAGGAAGAGGATACTGCTATCAGCGTAGGTATTATCTCATTCATTGGTACTGTTTTTGCCTTAATCTACACCGTCATTAGACCTTTCCTGCCAATCGATGCAGAAGCTTACGGAATGTGGGCAGGACTTGGCCTGCACGAAATAGCAAACGTGGTATTGGCTGCGGAGCCGGCTGGGGAGGACGGATTGGCTATGGCCTTGCTAGCTAAGCTGGGACGTGTATTCCTGCTCGTACCTTTGAGTATGATTCTCATTTGGTTTATGAAAAGAAAAGGGAATGGGGAAACAGATAATCAAGTATCCTTCCCTTGGTTTTTGGTAGGATTTATTATCATGAGTGTGTTAGGAAGCTATGTGCTTGGTCCTTATATTCCTGCACCTCAACCTGTTATGGATACTATCGAAACCATTACCTCCTTCACCTTGACGATGGCGATGGTTGGGCTCGGGGTAAATATAAATCTCCATGACCTGCGCAGCAAGGCCTTAAAGCCGATCCTTGCGGTTGTGATCACATCGGTCCTGTTATCTATCGTTACTTATGCAATAGTGTAG
- a CDS encoding LysR family transcriptional regulator: MDLEALKTYVTVIELESFTKAARMLNLSQPTVSFHIKNLEDFYQSTLIDRSPKRFRMTQTGELVHRRARQILSVVDKSRTEVYDYHNQLHGTLRIGASYTVGEYILPRLLKVFNDLYPEINLRIEIENTERINRSVQLHEMDIGLVEGQVKERELHSVPFLEDEMVVVIPLEHSIRKQKEVSFHQLQDLTWISRESGSGTRAVMDSILESYNIRPKKMVTIGSNHGVIQGVKQGLGLSLISKTVVEHTHANDYIYALPFIKPPTRFFSYVIPAAEQELSKNASVFIESMKKVYNL, encoded by the coding sequence ATGGATTTGGAAGCATTGAAAACGTATGTAACCGTTATTGAACTTGAGAGCTTTACGAAAGCCGCGAGAATGTTAAACCTTTCCCAGCCAACAGTAAGCTTTCATATTAAAAACTTGGAAGATTTTTATCAATCGACGTTAATTGACCGTTCCCCCAAGCGGTTTCGGATGACTCAAACGGGAGAATTGGTGCATCGCAGGGCGCGACAAATCCTAAGTGTTGTTGATAAATCGCGCACAGAGGTTTATGATTACCACAATCAACTGCACGGAACCCTCCGTATAGGGGCGAGTTACACAGTAGGGGAGTATATCCTCCCCCGGCTGTTAAAAGTGTTTAACGATCTTTATCCAGAGATTAATTTACGAATAGAAATAGAAAATACGGAGCGGATTAATCGGTCTGTTCAGCTTCATGAAATGGACATTGGACTCGTTGAAGGACAGGTGAAAGAAAGGGAATTGCACTCTGTTCCTTTCTTAGAGGATGAAATGGTTGTTGTTATTCCTCTCGAACATTCAATTCGTAAGCAAAAGGAAGTTAGTTTTCATCAGCTTCAAGACCTTACCTGGATTTCAAGAGAGAGTGGTTCAGGAACAAGGGCTGTCATGGATTCTATTCTCGAGTCGTATAATATTCGTCCAAAGAAAATGGTTACGATTGGCAGTAACCATGGAGTGATTCAAGGCGTTAAACAAGGGCTCGGTTTATCTTTAATATCGAAAACGGTGGTAGAACATACACATGCAAATGATTATATTTATGCACTGCCATTTATCAAGCCGCCTACACGTTTTTTCTCTTATGTCATTCCAGCTGCTGAACAAGAATTATCTAAGAATGCATCTGTATTTATTGAATCGATGAAAAAAGTGTACAACCTTTAA
- a CDS encoding MFS transporter, translating to MSQMNTYKLLAGYFLYECGRAMYFVLVTWFLFQWTRDALFTGLFVSLGFVPGLFSNLVFGVLVDQHNRKRLANIAGAVSLAVLTVLLFPFVYGWINPWWIIVTHMILQTTGSLFRPSLQALAAEVFDHKELPRVFSLSGSATISGSLSGAALGGVFSSIFPMPLSLSIVLTFYLGAFISILIMHYTPSSQRQNLKKQHFLTEMMGGFTYLKNHKMLHGLFMMMMLGQLTFHTTLGFLSVYTSAYLNHSAIVYGFLDVTFSVGGITAGLLGTWWWMRMKNQLAIWSLATVGLGLFLLGITQSVFTAFIGVLFVGLGTSFIRALLQSVQQIATDQEYHGRMSSFRMLCNQTSVVITGPLFGIMASSLGANTVFLALLVPVSFGFIWSIYQSRHPLFVEITKRKVA from the coding sequence ATGAGTCAAATGAACACATATAAGCTTTTGGCTGGCTACTTTTTATACGAATGCGGAAGGGCAATGTATTTCGTGCTCGTCACGTGGTTTCTTTTTCAATGGACTAGGGACGCCTTATTTACCGGATTATTTGTAAGCCTCGGATTCGTCCCTGGACTTTTTTCGAATTTAGTCTTTGGTGTACTTGTAGATCAGCATAACCGCAAACGGCTTGCGAATATTGCTGGTGCAGTAAGTCTAGCCGTTTTAACTGTACTCCTTTTTCCTTTTGTTTACGGTTGGATCAATCCTTGGTGGATTATCGTTACACATATGATTCTGCAAACTACGGGTTCATTGTTCCGCCCCTCCCTTCAAGCTTTAGCTGCGGAGGTGTTTGATCACAAAGAGTTGCCAAGAGTTTTCTCGTTATCCGGATCAGCTACGATTTCTGGAAGTTTGTCAGGTGCAGCTTTAGGCGGGGTTTTCTCAAGTATATTTCCTATGCCCTTATCGCTCAGCATTGTGCTCACCTTTTACCTTGGAGCCTTTATTTCCATTTTAATCATGCATTATACCCCATCATCTCAACGTCAAAACTTGAAGAAGCAGCACTTCCTCACTGAAATGATGGGAGGATTTACCTATTTAAAAAATCACAAAATGCTCCACGGACTGTTTATGATGATGATGCTCGGCCAACTCACATTCCACACGACGTTAGGCTTTCTTTCTGTCTATACTAGCGCTTATTTAAATCATTCAGCTATAGTATATGGATTTCTTGATGTTACTTTTTCTGTTGGAGGAATTACAGCGGGACTTTTAGGGACATGGTGGTGGATGCGAATGAAAAACCAGCTGGCCATTTGGTCGTTGGCCACCGTCGGCCTTGGGCTATTCCTTTTAGGTATAACTCAAAGTGTATTTACTGCTTTTATCGGTGTGCTTTTTGTTGGTTTAGGAACGTCTTTTATAAGAGCTTTACTTCAGTCTGTTCAACAAATAGCGACCGATCAGGAGTATCACGGCCGGATGTCAAGCTTTCGGATGCTATGTAATCAAACATCTGTGGTCATTACAGGGCCTTTGTTTGGCATTATGGCCTCATCACTTGGTGCCAATACAGTATTTTTAGCACTTCTTGTTCCTGTCAGTTTCGGATTTATTTGGTCTATCTACCAATCTAGGCATCCCCTGTTCGTAGAAATTACAAAACGAAAAGTGGCATAA
- a CDS encoding IS256 family transposase, with translation MDHFTSDIIQALVKKEDISEIFRSHLESAVNTLLQTELTAFLDYEKYDRLGFHTGNSRNGSYSRTLKTEYGELEISIPRDRNGEFKQQTVAPYKRTNDTLESFVIHMFQKGVTMSEVSNLIERMYGHHYTPQTISNMTKAIGEEVEAFRQRTLSKRYVCVYLDATFLPVKRDTVSKEAVYIAVGIREDGSKEVLAYTIAPTESAYVWKELIEDIQARGVEEVLLFISDGLKGIKESIYSVFPKAKYQTCFVHVSRNIAHKVRVSDRKEICEDLKTLYRADNKEKAEEAMEAFIEKWKKSYAKVTQSLSDNQDLFTFYDFPKSIRKSIYSTNLIESFNKKIKKYSKRKEQFPNEESLDRFLVTQFEEYNQRFATRCHIGFDQARSEIAEMFNE, from the coding sequence ATGGATCATTTTACATCAGATATTATACAAGCTCTAGTGAAAAAAGAGGATATATCGGAAATCTTTCGCAGCCACCTGGAAAGCGCGGTGAATACGCTGCTTCAAACGGAATTGACAGCCTTCTTAGACTACGAAAAGTATGATCGTCTAGGCTTTCATACCGGAAACTCTCGCAACGGCTCTTATTCCCGTACCTTAAAAACCGAGTATGGTGAGCTTGAGATCTCCATCCCTCGTGATCGAAATGGAGAGTTCAAACAACAAACAGTGGCTCCTTATAAGCGCACCAACGATACCCTGGAGTCCTTCGTCATACATATGTTCCAAAAGGGTGTCACCATGTCCGAAGTATCCAATTTGATTGAACGAATGTATGGCCACCATTATACGCCCCAAACGATTTCAAACATGACCAAAGCGATCGGCGAAGAAGTAGAAGCATTTCGCCAACGAACTTTATCCAAGCGTTACGTATGCGTTTATTTAGATGCGACCTTTCTTCCCGTCAAGCGAGATACCGTATCCAAGGAAGCTGTCTATATTGCCGTTGGAATTCGGGAAGACGGATCTAAAGAGGTGCTCGCTTACACGATTGCTCCAACCGAATCTGCGTACGTTTGGAAAGAGTTAATTGAGGATATTCAAGCTCGTGGTGTTGAGGAGGTGCTCCTTTTTATTTCGGATGGATTAAAAGGGATCAAAGAAAGCATTTATTCGGTGTTCCCCAAGGCCAAGTACCAAACCTGTTTCGTCCATGTTTCCCGTAATATCGCCCATAAAGTCCGTGTTTCAGATCGAAAAGAAATATGTGAAGACCTGAAGACCCTTTACCGTGCGGATAATAAAGAGAAGGCTGAGGAAGCGATGGAAGCATTTATAGAGAAGTGGAAGAAATCATATGCGAAGGTCACTCAATCCCTTAGCGATAACCAGGATCTTTTCACGTTTTATGACTTCCCCAAGTCCATTCGAAAGAGTATCTACTCCACCAATTTAATCGAGTCCTTCAATAAGAAGATCAAGAAATACAGCAAGCGCAAAGAGCAGTTCCCCAATGAAGAATCACTGGACCGATTTCTCGTCACTCAGTTCGAAGAATACAACCAGCGTTTCGCAACACGTTGCCACATTGGTTTTGATCAAGCAAGGTCTGAAATAGCAGAAATGTTTAACGAGTAA
- the ehuD gene encoding ectoine/hydroxyectoine ABC transporter permease subunit EhuD — protein sequence MTWEWSTVVDVFPHIFEAMWTTLGLTIVCFTVALIVGGIWTFLKRIKFKPFNWLISFIIEFIRSTPPLVQLYFLFFAWPLIPYVGVTLEPFTVAVFGLGIHFSTYISEIYRSGIEGVPKGQIEAATALNYTTFQKWTKVILPQAIPPVIPMLGNYLIIMFKEIPLTIVVGVAGMLTAAEVYGVNNFEYLEPYTLVAFFFLAMSYPSALFVQWLERKLNKRYESDNKKSTKKGVTTS from the coding sequence ATGACATGGGAATGGAGTACAGTTGTTGATGTTTTTCCGCACATTTTTGAAGCCATGTGGACGACCCTCGGCTTAACGATCGTCTGTTTTACGGTGGCTCTAATTGTAGGCGGTATATGGACGTTTCTGAAAAGAATAAAATTCAAGCCATTTAATTGGCTTATTAGCTTCATCATAGAGTTTATCCGTTCCACTCCACCGCTAGTACAGCTTTACTTCTTGTTTTTTGCATGGCCTTTGATTCCTTATGTCGGGGTGACGCTTGAGCCATTTACCGTTGCTGTGTTTGGACTTGGCATACACTTTAGTACGTATATTTCTGAAATTTACCGTTCAGGAATTGAAGGTGTTCCAAAAGGTCAAATAGAAGCAGCGACAGCTTTGAATTACACGACTTTTCAAAAATGGACAAAAGTTATTTTACCGCAGGCTATTCCACCCGTAATTCCGATGCTTGGAAACTATTTAATTATCATGTTCAAAGAAATTCCATTGACTATAGTCGTTGGAGTTGCTGGCATGTTAACAGCAGCTGAAGTATATGGGGTCAATAATTTCGAATACTTAGAACCCTACACACTTGTTGCCTTTTTCTTCCTGGCGATGAGTTACCCGTCAGCTCTATTTGTGCAGTGGCTTGAACGTAAGTTGAACAAACGCTATGAATCCGATAACAAGAAATCAACTAAAAAAGGAGTGACGACATCATGA
- the ehuA gene encoding ectoine/hydroxyectoine ABC transporter ATP-binding protein EhuA codes for MTQPLVEYKDVHKSFDDVEVLKGIDLSVAPGEKLALIGPSGSGKTTIIRMLMTLEQPTSGYITVDGTPLWHKEVNGNLVPADEKHLRQVRGNIGMVFQHFNLFPHMTILKNCTSAPVNVLGIPKEEAEQRAKDMLTKVGLGDKLDSYPAQLSGGQQQRVAIARAVVMRPKVMLFDEVTSALDPETVGEVLEVIKDIADEGEMAMILVTHEMDFARDVADRIVFLESGVIAEQGPPQQILENPESERLQSFLERFRSTI; via the coding sequence ATGACTCAGCCCCTTGTAGAATACAAGGATGTTCACAAATCATTTGATGATGTGGAAGTACTAAAAGGAATTGACCTTAGTGTTGCACCTGGTGAGAAACTTGCCCTGATCGGGCCGAGTGGCTCAGGCAAAACGACCATTATCCGTATGTTAATGACGCTTGAGCAGCCAACATCTGGTTACATTACCGTTGACGGTACACCACTTTGGCATAAAGAAGTCAACGGTAATCTCGTTCCGGCTGACGAAAAACACCTCCGTCAGGTTAGAGGAAATATTGGAATGGTCTTTCAACACTTTAATCTCTTTCCTCATATGACAATCTTAAAGAATTGCACTTCAGCACCTGTCAATGTATTAGGCATTCCAAAAGAAGAGGCCGAGCAACGCGCCAAAGATATGCTGACAAAGGTTGGACTTGGTGATAAGCTCGACTCCTATCCGGCCCAATTGTCTGGGGGACAGCAGCAACGAGTAGCGATTGCCCGGGCTGTTGTGATGCGTCCTAAAGTCATGCTTTTTGATGAGGTAACTTCTGCTCTCGACCCAGAAACCGTCGGGGAAGTACTTGAAGTTATAAAAGATATTGCTGATGAAGGCGAAATGGCAATGATCCTGGTTACACACGAAATGGACTTTGCCCGTGATGTGGCTGATCGGATTGTCTTTCTTGAGAGCGGAGTCATTGCCGAACAAGGACCACCGCAGCAAATCTTAGAAAATCCTGAAAGTGAACGTCTCCAGTCATTCTTGGAACGGTTTCGCTCCACAATATAA
- a CDS encoding LysR family transcriptional regulator → MKIEDYRLLLQLCKYKTIRSTAKKVLISQPAITQRLKYIEDYFGVNIFVRTPKQLILTAAGEQIIKHAEKMLSQETRLHNELMESKGKVGGTLSLGVSSLVSQHNLPIILEDYTKAYPHVTIDLITGVSEEIRQSAADFHVCIVRGEPLADYTCSHLFSDPLYLFDTKKVAGDVVRPFIEFKTDAEYQKLVESWIMNQTKLRIRRTIKVDQFETAKQLMKRGLGMTVLPRSIATDDLLELPHIPLEWEGKPLARETWVCLKEGIRSLPQVDAFVNMLVSKTWM, encoded by the coding sequence ATGAAGATTGAAGATTATCGATTACTATTGCAATTGTGCAAATATAAAACAATTCGTTCAACCGCCAAAAAGGTTCTTATATCACAACCTGCTATCACCCAAAGACTTAAATATATAGAAGACTACTTTGGAGTGAACATTTTTGTTAGAACCCCGAAGCAATTAATCCTTACGGCAGCAGGAGAGCAAATTATCAAACATGCAGAAAAAATGCTCTCACAAGAAACACGGTTACATAATGAGCTCATGGAGTCAAAAGGAAAAGTGGGAGGGACGTTGTCACTTGGGGTATCGTCACTTGTGAGTCAACATAACCTTCCTATCATTCTAGAAGACTATACAAAAGCTTACCCTCACGTAACCATAGATTTAATTACAGGGGTAAGTGAGGAAATACGTCAGTCTGCAGCAGACTTCCATGTTTGTATCGTTCGAGGTGAACCACTCGCGGACTATACGTGCAGCCACCTGTTCAGTGACCCGCTCTACCTGTTTGACACAAAAAAGGTTGCTGGTGATGTTGTACGGCCGTTTATTGAATTTAAAACAGATGCTGAATATCAAAAACTAGTTGAGAGCTGGATAATGAATCAAACAAAATTGCGAATACGGCGCACGATCAAAGTGGATCAATTTGAAACAGCAAAGCAGTTAATGAAAAGAGGTCTAGGAATGACAGTCCTGCCTAGGAGCATAGCGACAGATGATCTTTTAGAGCTGCCGCACATTCCGTTAGAATGGGAAGGAAAGCCTTTAGCCAGAGAGACGTGGGTTTGTCTTAAAGAAGGAATAAGATCTCTTCCGCAGGTTGATGCATTTGTAAATATGCTCGTAAGTAAGACGTGGATGTAG